A genomic stretch from Spiroplasma endosymbiont of Clivina fossor includes:
- a CDS encoding Panacea domain-containing protein, with protein MKLGKQNIFSIAKYITKKYNINSSIKLQKLMYFSYIYFYKKTGLLLFDEKFEAWVYGPVLREIYYHTRDYGLFFNYFPSSEIKFRDNKIVEIKTSKKIIPDLKNETVCKLIDEALIDYSKLSAMLLVAEAHKSEYWIKARNGLDISLPSDRDIIIN; from the coding sequence ATGAAATTAGGTAAACAAAATATTTTTTCAATAGCAAAGTATATAACTAAAAAATATAATATTAATAGTTCTATTAAATTACAAAAATTGATGTATTTTTCTTACATATATTTTTACAAAAAAACTGGTTTATTGTTGTTTGATGAAAAATTTGAAGCATGAGTATATGGTCCAGTTTTAAGAGAAATTTATTATCATACAAGAGATTACGGTTTATTTTTTAATTATTTTCCGTCTTCAGAAATAAAGTTTAGAGATAATAAAATTGTTGAAATAAAAACATCTAAAAAAATAATTCCTGATTTAAAAAATGAAACTGTTTGTAAATTAATTGATGAAGCTTTAATTGATTATTCAAAATTGTCAGCTATGCTTCTTGTAGCAGAAGCACATAAATCTGAATATTGAATAAAAGCAAGAAACGGACTTGATATTAGTTTGCCAAGTGATCGGGATATAATAATTAATTAG